The proteins below are encoded in one region of Desulfovibrio sp. X2:
- a CDS encoding response regulator codes for MHERQLRKLKRLYALALACIALTIVASSLLMQFAIRQNAGDARIINLSGRQRMLSQRLTKCALGLELSPSSEERGRLARELRESLESFTAVQAGLQHGDARLLLPAQRHSDDIRRLFAEVEPAYQALSGSALDLLQALAARPGDGSPGEDALREAEIRASASAMLANEPRYLELMDRITFRFDTEARTRLQSLQRLEGVVMAAGLVVLLLEFLFIFRPSLGQLTRMLRSLREKGEELEASNARLTESLGTSRRLAELAKAADQAKSEFLARMSHEIRTPLNAVIGMSHLALKTSLTPRQQDYLDKIRLSSTALLGIINDILDFSKIEAGKLSVERVDFDLDAVLGNVVAINSLNAEEKDLELLLCVGDDVPQDLVGDPLRLGQVLLNLVSNAVKFTEEGEVFIGVSRLNGADEDGGGEGGEVRLRFCVRDTGIGLTGEQAERLFTPFSQADGSITRRYGGTGLGLSISHRLVELMGGSLRVESTPGKGSEFHFTLRLPVARAAAAAKPCGTQGLEGTRVLVVDDNATSRQILCDNLASLRFVPVAAASGEEALHLLESDAEGFAAVLLDWKMPRMDGAACAARIRALPLPRRPVVVMVTAYGREEVRREAENVGVEAFLVKPVSRSVLFNTLAGNLGAAAAVRPAAAREEAAAGGGEALPEECRGARVLVVEDNDINRQIARELLEDAGLAVGLACDGEEALRILGAEHGPRYDLVLMDIQMPGMGGLEAARRIRGELGLRALPIIAATAHALTEDREASLAAGMNDHVNKPIDPDELFATLTRWLPACAGTGERRRPAPPAPGPAADPMPEQAEVLDVRLGLSRVRGNRPLYLRLLRAFLRDQSGFPQMLREKLAARDAATARRLIHSLKGVAGNIGAMALYAAAVDLELCVREDPYGCRPLEQAAAEAFARTAEAVAAHLAAAGADETAAEPGQPPVPSAEALQGPLAELAGLLAQHDTRALDVWDSLASELGQGAPAAAHALGRSLRTLKFREAAEHLAALRAALAERDVPADSGNAQG; via the coding sequence ATGCACGAACGACAACTCCGCAAGCTGAAGCGCCTCTACGCCCTGGCCCTGGCGTGCATCGCCCTGACCATCGTCGCCTCGTCGCTCCTGATGCAGTTCGCCATCCGCCAGAACGCGGGCGACGCCAGGATCATCAACCTTTCCGGCCGCCAGCGCATGCTGAGCCAGCGGCTGACCAAGTGCGCCCTGGGGCTCGAGCTTTCGCCCTCGTCCGAGGAGCGCGGCCGCCTCGCGCGCGAGCTGCGCGAATCCCTGGAGAGCTTCACGGCCGTGCAGGCCGGACTGCAGCACGGCGACGCCCGTCTGCTCCTGCCCGCGCAGCGCCACTCGGACGATATCCGCCGCCTCTTCGCCGAGGTCGAGCCCGCCTACCAGGCCCTGTCTGGCTCGGCCCTGGACCTGCTGCAGGCCCTGGCCGCGCGTCCGGGCGACGGGTCGCCGGGGGAGGATGCCCTGCGCGAGGCCGAGATCAGGGCCTCGGCCTCGGCCATGCTGGCCAACGAGCCGCGCTATCTCGAGCTCATGGACCGCATCACCTTCCGCTTCGACACCGAGGCCCGGACGCGCCTGCAGTCGCTGCAGCGCCTGGAGGGCGTGGTCATGGCCGCGGGGCTCGTGGTGCTGCTCCTCGAGTTCCTGTTCATCTTCCGCCCCTCCCTGGGCCAGCTCACGCGCATGCTGCGTTCACTGCGCGAGAAGGGCGAGGAGCTCGAGGCGTCCAACGCGCGGCTCACGGAGTCGCTCGGGACCTCGCGGCGCCTGGCCGAGCTGGCCAAGGCCGCGGACCAGGCCAAGAGCGAGTTCCTGGCGCGCATGAGCCACGAGATCCGCACCCCGCTGAACGCCGTCATCGGCATGAGCCATCTGGCCCTCAAGACCTCCCTCACGCCCCGCCAGCAGGACTACCTGGACAAGATCCGCCTCTCCTCCACCGCCCTGCTCGGGATCATCAACGACATCCTCGACTTCTCCAAGATCGAGGCAGGCAAGCTCTCCGTGGAGCGCGTGGACTTCGACCTGGACGCGGTGCTCGGCAACGTGGTGGCCATCAACAGCCTGAACGCGGAGGAGAAGGACCTCGAGCTCCTGCTCTGCGTCGGCGACGACGTGCCCCAGGACCTGGTGGGCGATCCCCTGCGCCTGGGGCAGGTGCTGCTCAACCTGGTCAGCAACGCCGTGAAGTTCACGGAGGAGGGGGAGGTCTTCATCGGCGTCAGCCGCCTGAATGGGGCGGATGAAGACGGCGGCGGGGAGGGCGGCGAGGTCCGGCTGCGCTTTTGCGTGCGCGACACCGGCATAGGGCTCACCGGGGAGCAGGCGGAGCGCCTCTTCACCCCCTTCTCCCAGGCGGACGGCTCCATCACCCGGCGCTACGGCGGCACCGGGCTCGGGCTCAGCATCTCGCACCGGCTCGTGGAGCTCATGGGCGGCAGCCTGCGCGTGGAGAGCACGCCGGGCAAGGGCAGCGAGTTCCATTTCACCCTCCGCCTGCCCGTGGCCCGCGCCGCCGCCGCGGCCAAGCCCTGCGGGACGCAGGGCTTGGAGGGCACGCGGGTGCTGGTGGTGGACGACAACGCCACTTCGCGCCAGATCCTCTGCGACAATCTCGCCTCCCTGCGCTTCGTCCCCGTGGCCGCGGCCTCGGGCGAGGAGGCCCTGCATCTGCTCGAGAGCGACGCCGAGGGCTTCGCCGCCGTGCTGCTGGACTGGAAGATGCCGCGCATGGACGGCGCGGCCTGCGCCGCGCGCATCCGGGCCCTGCCCCTGCCCAGGCGGCCGGTGGTCGTCATGGTCACGGCCTACGGCCGCGAGGAGGTGCGGCGCGAGGCCGAGAACGTGGGCGTGGAGGCCTTCCTGGTCAAGCCCGTGAGCCGCTCCGTGCTCTTCAACACCCTGGCCGGGAACCTGGGGGCGGCGGCCGCCGTGCGTCCCGCCGCGGCCCGGGAGGAGGCGGCCGCGGGCGGAGGCGAGGCCCTGCCCGAGGAGTGCAGGGGCGCGCGCGTGCTCGTGGTGGAGGACAACGACATCAACCGCCAGATCGCGCGCGAGCTTCTGGAGGACGCCGGACTCGCGGTGGGGCTCGCCTGCGACGGCGAGGAGGCGCTGCGCATCCTGGGGGCGGAGCACGGGCCGCGCTACGACCTGGTGCTCATGGACATCCAGATGCCGGGCATGGGCGGGCTCGAGGCCGCGCGCCGCATCCGCGGGGAGCTCGGGCTTCGCGCCCTGCCCATCATCGCGGCCACGGCCCACGCACTGACCGAGGACCGCGAGGCGAGCCTGGCCGCGGGCATGAACGACCACGTGAACAAGCCCATCGACCCGGACGAGCTCTTCGCGACGCTTACGCGCTGGCTGCCCGCCTGCGCGGGGACCGGGGAACGGAGGCGGCCCGCGCCCCCCGCGCCCGGGCCCGCCGCCGACCCCATGCCGGAACAGGCCGAGGTGCTGGACGTGCGGCTCGGGCTCTCGCGCGTGCGCGGCAACCGGCCCCTCTACCTGCGGCTCCTGCGCGCCTTCCTGCGCGACCAGTCCGGCTTTCCGCAGATGCTGCGCGAGAAGCTCGCGGCGCGCGACGCGGCCACGGCGCGGCGCCTGATCCATTCGCTCAAGGGCGTGGCCGGGAACATCGGGGCCATGGCGCTGTATGCCGCGGCCGTCGACCTCGAGCTCTGCGTGCGCGAGGACCCCTACGGCTGCCGCCCGCTGGAGCAGGCCGCGGCCGAGGCCTTCGCCCGCACGGCCGAGGCCGTGGCGGCGCATCTGGCGGCGGCGGGGGCGGACGAGACGGCCGCTGAGCCCGGGCAGCCGCCCGTGCCCTCGGCCGAGGCGCTGCAGGGTCCCCTGGCCGAGCTGGCCGGGCTCCTGGCGCAGCACGACACGCGGGCGCTGGACGTCTGGGACTCCCTGGCCTCCGAGCTGGGGCAGGGCGCGCCCGCGGCGGCCCATGCCCTCGGCCGGAGCCTGCGCACGCTGAAGTTCCGCGAGGCCGCGGAGCACCTTGCGGCCCTGCGCGCGGCCCTCGCCGAGCGGGACGTGCCTGCGGACAGCGGGAACGCCCAGGGCTGA
- the tmcD gene encoding electron transfer complex subunit TmcD, protein MLQSHDVDWEAGERTLADLGRPGKGTQWVEEPRFSPDGSRAAAVARLADDVSTVRVNGEDWEQSFDKVWNLRFAPDGRLCALVQQDGEWTLAVDGEPWENTFEFAWNPLFSRDGAHIGLCVQNGMRYGLAVDDAPWDELFANANNALLAPDGSRAAAAVQTEPLGQAEIEKFGKGVFSAAVDGVAWPRNFVNVWSLDFSPDAKRLAAEVRLSLHEHTIAVDGEPWPVTFSAVWEPRFSPDGKSVVAPVRSGGKWRLARDGQTLWNGTYVQLWHQMFSPDGERIAAVVSPRFGQWTMAVDDRPWQATFDVVSDAVFSADGSRLAAAVCRGGRWTVLADGKAWARDFERAWPPVFSPDGSRVGALVETDGRRALAVDGEIVGTGGGDVHGFAFSPDGQKVLVNRVDDGACIRSVQRLGNGRR, encoded by the coding sequence ATGTTGCAAAGCCATGATGTGGACTGGGAGGCCGGCGAACGGACGCTCGCCGACCTCGGTCGGCCGGGCAAGGGGACGCAGTGGGTGGAAGAGCCCCGCTTCAGTCCGGACGGCTCGCGCGCGGCCGCGGTGGCCAGGCTCGCGGACGACGTGAGCACCGTGCGGGTCAACGGGGAGGACTGGGAGCAGTCCTTCGACAAGGTCTGGAACCTGCGCTTCGCGCCCGACGGGCGGCTTTGCGCCCTGGTGCAGCAGGACGGCGAATGGACCCTGGCCGTGGACGGGGAGCCCTGGGAGAACACCTTCGAGTTCGCCTGGAACCCGCTCTTCAGCCGCGACGGGGCGCACATCGGCCTGTGCGTGCAAAACGGCATGCGCTACGGCCTGGCCGTGGACGACGCGCCCTGGGACGAGCTCTTCGCCAACGCCAACAACGCCCTGCTGGCGCCGGACGGCAGCCGCGCGGCCGCGGCCGTGCAGACCGAGCCCCTGGGCCAGGCCGAGATCGAGAAGTTCGGGAAGGGCGTCTTTTCCGCCGCCGTGGACGGCGTGGCCTGGCCGCGCAACTTCGTCAACGTCTGGAGCCTGGACTTCAGCCCGGACGCGAAGCGCCTCGCGGCCGAGGTGCGGCTCTCCCTGCACGAGCACACCATCGCCGTGGACGGCGAGCCCTGGCCCGTCACCTTTTCCGCGGTCTGGGAGCCGCGCTTCTCCCCGGACGGGAAGAGCGTGGTCGCCCCGGTGCGCTCCGGCGGCAAGTGGCGCCTGGCGCGCGACGGCCAGACGCTGTGGAACGGCACCTACGTGCAGCTCTGGCACCAGATGTTCAGCCCGGACGGCGAGCGCATCGCCGCCGTGGTCAGCCCGCGCTTCGGGCAGTGGACCATGGCCGTGGACGACCGCCCCTGGCAGGCCACCTTCGACGTGGTGAGCGACGCGGTCTTCTCCGCGGACGGCTCCCGCCTGGCCGCCGCGGTCTGCCGGGGCGGCAGGTGGACCGTGCTGGCGGACGGCAAGGCCTGGGCGCGCGACTTCGAGCGCGCCTGGCCGCCGGTCTTCAGCCCGGACGGCTCGCGGGTCGGTGCCCTGGTGGAGACGGACGGCCGCCGCGCCCTGGCCGTGGACGGAGAGATCGTCGGCACGGGCGGCGGGGACGTGCACGGCTTCGCCTTCTCCCCGGACGGGCAGAAGGTTCTCGTGAACCGCGTGGACGACGGCGCCTGCATCCGCAGCGTGCAGCGGCTCGGCAACGGCCGGAGGTAG
- a CDS encoding carboxymuconolactone decarboxylase family protein — protein sequence MLDWKDYRQQLLARLGEMNSLSPDTMKGLNLMGGAGEKTSHLSAKTRELIALAVAVTTRCDGCIAFHTMEARKHGASVEEVAEALGVAVSLNAGAAIVYTARALDAFQNPGE from the coding sequence ATGTTGGATTGGAAGGATTACCGGCAGCAGCTGCTCGCCCGCCTGGGCGAGATGAATTCCCTGTCCCCGGACACCATGAAGGGGCTGAACCTGATGGGCGGGGCAGGGGAGAAGACGAGCCATCTCTCGGCCAAGACCCGCGAGCTCATCGCCCTGGCCGTTGCCGTGACCACGCGCTGCGACGGCTGCATCGCCTTCCACACCATGGAGGCCCGCAAGCACGGCGCGAGCGTGGAGGAAGTGGCCGAGGCCCTGGGCGTGGCCGTGAGCCTGAACGCGGGCGCCGCCATCGTCTACACGGCCCGGGCCCTGGACGCGTTCCAGAACCCCGGCGAGTAG
- the tmcB gene encoding electron transfer complex ferredoxin TmcB yields MNATATSATSGAAGAKAGGVPGPSRDPSIDEGLALGLSRLTPERTEKTIRDFLSGEVGARLSTYLDTCVHCGLCAEACHYYLSHDNDPSYSPVGKVSQTWWEIMKRGGRVDPQFIGQAARIAYTECNLCRRCSMYCPFGIDIAYLVGLIRRLCFKLGVTPKYLQDTANSHSATLNQMWVREDEWIDSLQWQEDEARDEVPGLRIPLEKEGAEIMYSVIGPEPKFRTQLIYQAAVIMHAAGVDWTMPATPGWDNSDMAMYSGDYELMGRLKRAHFETARRLKVKRIVMGECGHAFRSVHDVGNRWLGWRDRPTPVIHAVQFYHELLSSGRISIAKKYDEAVTFHDPCNIVRGMGLHEMGREVARALVPDLVEMHPNREHNYCCCAGGGVINCGPPFRNTRVEGNRIKAEQLAATGVKTVIAPCHNCHGGLEDIIHHYKLDMKIKFLGDLIYECMDKPWEEQDAGETA; encoded by the coding sequence ATGAACGCCACAGCAACGAGCGCGACGTCGGGCGCAGCGGGTGCGAAGGCGGGCGGGGTCCCCGGCCCGTCCAGGGACCCGTCCATAGACGAGGGGCTGGCCCTCGGCCTTTCGCGCCTCACGCCCGAGCGCACGGAAAAGACGATCAGGGACTTCCTGTCCGGAGAGGTGGGCGCGCGCCTCTCCACCTACCTGGACACCTGCGTGCACTGCGGCCTGTGCGCCGAGGCCTGCCACTACTATCTCTCGCACGACAACGATCCGAGCTACTCGCCCGTGGGCAAGGTCAGCCAGACCTGGTGGGAGATCATGAAGCGCGGCGGCCGCGTGGACCCGCAGTTCATCGGGCAGGCGGCGCGCATCGCCTACACGGAGTGCAACCTCTGCCGCCGCTGCTCCATGTACTGCCCCTTCGGCATCGACATCGCCTATCTGGTGGGCCTCATCCGGCGCCTGTGCTTCAAGCTCGGCGTCACGCCCAAGTACCTGCAGGACACGGCCAACAGCCACTCCGCCACGCTCAACCAGATGTGGGTGCGCGAGGACGAGTGGATCGACAGCCTGCAGTGGCAGGAGGACGAGGCGCGCGACGAGGTGCCCGGCCTTCGCATCCCCCTGGAGAAGGAAGGGGCCGAGATCATGTACTCGGTCATCGGGCCCGAGCCCAAGTTCCGCACCCAGCTCATCTACCAGGCCGCGGTCATCATGCACGCCGCGGGCGTGGACTGGACCATGCCCGCCACCCCGGGCTGGGACAACAGCGACATGGCCATGTACAGCGGCGACTACGAGCTCATGGGCCGCCTCAAGCGCGCCCACTTCGAGACCGCGCGCCGCCTGAAGGTCAAACGCATCGTCATGGGCGAGTGCGGACACGCCTTCCGCTCCGTCCACGACGTCGGCAACCGCTGGCTTGGCTGGCGCGACCGGCCCACCCCGGTCATACACGCCGTCCAGTTCTACCACGAGCTGCTCTCCAGCGGGCGGATATCCATCGCCAAGAAGTACGACGAGGCCGTGACCTTCCACGACCCGTGCAACATCGTGCGCGGCATGGGGCTGCACGAGATGGGCCGCGAGGTCGCCCGCGCCCTCGTCCCGGACCTGGTCGAGATGCACCCCAACCGCGAGCACAACTACTGCTGCTGCGCGGGCGGCGGGGTCATCAACTGCGGGCCGCCGTTCAGGAACACCCGCGTGGAGGGCAACCGGATCAAGGCCGAGCAGCTGGCCGCCACGGGCGTGAAGACGGTCATCGCTCCGTGCCACAACTGCCACGGCGGGCTCGAGGACATCATCCACCACTACAAGCTGGACATGAAGATCAAGTTCCTCGGCGACCTGATCTACGAGTGCATGGACAAACCCTGGGAAGAACAGGACGCGGGAGAGACGGCATGA
- a CDS encoding sulfur transferase domain-containing protein: MNRIMTCEGIGISGVPDDEGLRELAAKGVKTLVDTREGAEPGGADMMAKAAEHGLDYVRIPISKKRLDKEQIERFRRTVLDADRAPVHIFSTGGKRPMGILCFLACAGRGESIFEVFRKAKSCGCSIDKEYALKNYIFDFYRANWPEIQLNYYSRQPGFTRG; the protein is encoded by the coding sequence ATGAACCGGATCATGACCTGCGAAGGGATCGGCATCAGCGGCGTGCCGGACGACGAAGGCCTGCGCGAGCTGGCCGCCAAGGGCGTGAAGACCCTGGTGGACACCCGCGAGGGCGCGGAGCCCGGCGGTGCGGACATGATGGCCAAGGCCGCGGAGCACGGCCTGGACTACGTCCGCATCCCCATCTCGAAGAAGCGGCTGGACAAGGAGCAGATCGAGCGCTTCCGGCGCACCGTCCTCGATGCGGACAGGGCGCCCGTGCACATCTTCTCCACCGGGGGCAAGAGGCCCATGGGCATCCTCTGCTTCCTGGCCTGCGCGGGCAGGGGCGAGTCCATCTTCGAGGTCTTCCGCAAGGCCAAGAGCTGCGGCTGCAGCATCGACAAGGAATACGCGCTGAAGAACTACATCTTCGATTTCTACCGGGCGAACTGGCCGGAAATCCAACTGAACTACTACTCCAGGCAGCCGGGCTTCACCAGGGGCTAG
- the tmcC gene encoding TmcC family electron transfer complex membrane anchor subunit yields the protein MHAIYQFVSGPLVWASFTVFVVGSLYRLVTMIAISRRKDAQVLEYMSFYYGLRSILHWSVPFMSVNMRRRPVMTVVAFAFHVCLLAAPVFLLAHLVMLDTAFGISWPALPEGAADAMTLVVVAACVFFLVRRILAREVRFVTRTSDYVLLGIAAAPFVTGFLAYHQLLDYRLMLVLHILTGEAMLVAIPFTRLSHMIFAPFTRAYIGSEFGAVRHARDW from the coding sequence ATGCACGCCATCTATCAATTCGTCAGCGGCCCCCTGGTCTGGGCGTCCTTCACCGTGTTCGTGGTCGGCTCGCTCTACCGCCTGGTCACCATGATCGCCATATCGCGCAGAAAGGACGCCCAGGTCCTGGAGTACATGAGCTTCTACTACGGCCTGCGCTCCATCCTGCACTGGAGCGTGCCCTTCATGAGCGTGAACATGCGGCGCCGCCCGGTCATGACCGTGGTGGCCTTCGCCTTCCACGTCTGCCTGCTCGCGGCGCCCGTCTTCCTGCTGGCGCACCTCGTCATGCTGGACACGGCCTTCGGGATCTCCTGGCCCGCGCTGCCCGAGGGCGCGGCCGACGCCATGACCCTGGTGGTCGTGGCGGCCTGCGTCTTCTTCCTCGTCCGCCGCATCCTGGCGCGCGAGGTGCGCTTCGTGACCCGGACCTCGGACTACGTCCTCCTCGGGATCGCGGCCGCGCCCTTCGTGACCGGCTTCCTGGCCTACCATCAGCTCCTCGACTACCGGCTGATGCTCGTCCTGCACATTCTCACGGGCGAGGCCATGCTCGTGGCCATCCCCTTCACCAGGCTCTCGCACATGATCTTCGCCCCCTTCACCAGGGCGTACATCGGCTCGGAATTCGGCGCGGTGCGACACGCGCGCGACTGGTAA
- a CDS encoding PocR ligand-binding domain-containing protein, with product MTLTDLLDVSRWEALERNITTRLGLNPGVFHADGRKVTGYSNWVNPLCPAVRAVPNGLSQICSCANQVISRKAERDGPVVEECDAGLCKIAVPIFAPGRNGSRGEFLGVAGGCGARIADSALGLFHVGRVTGLAPDRLEELAASVPTITPAMARHAALQIADWVERMLPAQA from the coding sequence ATGACGCTCACCGATCTCTTGGACGTCTCGCGCTGGGAAGCGCTGGAGAGGAACATCACCACGCGCCTGGGGCTGAACCCGGGCGTTTTTCATGCGGACGGCCGCAAGGTCACGGGATACTCCAACTGGGTGAACCCGCTCTGCCCCGCCGTGCGGGCGGTGCCGAACGGGCTCTCGCAGATCTGCTCGTGCGCCAACCAGGTCATCAGCCGCAAGGCGGAGCGCGACGGCCCGGTGGTGGAGGAGTGCGACGCCGGGCTGTGCAAGATCGCCGTGCCCATCTTCGCGCCCGGACGGAACGGATCGCGCGGCGAGTTCCTGGGCGTGGCGGGCGGCTGCGGCGCACGGATCGCGGACTCCGCCCTCGGCCTCTTCCACGTGGGCAGGGTCACGGGGCTCGCGCCCGACAGGCTGGAGGAGCTTGCCGCGTCCGTGCCGACCATCACCCCGGCGATGGCCCGGCACGCCGCGCTGCAGATCGCGGACTGGGTGGAGCGGATGCTGCCTGCCCAGGCCTGA
- the tmcA gene encoding acidic tetraheme cytochrome c3 TmcA, whose translation MKRTLILAAALAVLFLGAAVPGRSQDEMRQLADPAFAPAKRAAVPFNHDAHNAAAGIENCAACHHAYENGVLQKDQDSVGVPCSDCHPLKAGMAAAGGQDVTAETTLMNAYHRQCQTCHEQRGKGPVMCGECHPKG comes from the coding sequence ATGAAAAGGACCCTGATCCTGGCCGCGGCCCTGGCCGTGCTCTTCCTCGGCGCGGCCGTGCCCGGCCGCTCGCAGGACGAGATGCGGCAGCTGGCCGATCCGGCCTTCGCCCCGGCCAAGCGGGCGGCCGTGCCCTTCAACCACGACGCGCACAACGCCGCGGCGGGCATAGAGAACTGCGCCGCCTGCCACCACGCCTACGAGAACGGCGTCCTGCAGAAGGACCAGGACTCCGTGGGCGTGCCCTGCTCGGACTGCCATCCCCTGAAGGCGGGCATGGCCGCGGCGGGCGGGCAGGACGTTACGGCCGAGACCACCCTGATGAACGCCTACCATCGCCAGTGCCAGACCTGCCACGAACAGCGCGGCAAGGGGCCGGTGATGTGCGGGGAATGCCACCCCAAGGGCTGA
- a CDS encoding (Fe-S)-binding protein, with protein MTEPIVVENLEHPFLDRVQGLLPEGGHLSMCFTCGACASGCPATGLEGMDPRRFLRLLAFGQEKEALESPWVWMCTMCRRCVHACPMGVDIPQLVYEARQSWPREKRPRGIVKSCDMALTNEGASAMGASAEDFRFVVEDVLSEVREADARFADMQAPIDRKNATFFLNQNSREPVTEPDEMVPLWKILHLAGADWTYGTLGWSAENYCMFAADDAAWESIVRKKARAVDDLGARTWLNTEUGHEFYAVRSGLQKFDIPHSFELDSIIRWYALWIREGRLTPSADWNRELKIRFTVQDPCQLVRKSLGDPIAEDLRFVVRSVVGEENFVDMYPNRSNNFCCGGGGGFLQSGYTEARHAYGRIKLQQILDTGAAYCITPCHNCHSQIHDLADHFKAPYRTVHLWTLLALSLGVLGENERTYLGPDLAHCGL; from the coding sequence ATGACCGAACCGATCGTCGTCGAGAATCTCGAGCATCCGTTCCTGGACAGGGTCCAGGGGCTGCTCCCTGAGGGCGGCCACCTGAGCATGTGCTTCACCTGCGGCGCCTGCGCCTCGGGCTGCCCGGCCACGGGCCTCGAGGGCATGGACCCGCGCCGCTTCCTGCGCCTGCTGGCCTTCGGGCAGGAGAAGGAGGCGCTGGAAAGCCCCTGGGTCTGGATGTGCACCATGTGCCGCCGCTGCGTGCACGCCTGCCCCATGGGCGTGGACATCCCCCAGCTGGTCTACGAGGCGCGCCAAAGCTGGCCGCGCGAGAAGCGGCCGCGCGGCATCGTCAAGTCCTGCGACATGGCCCTGACCAACGAGGGCGCGAGCGCCATGGGCGCCAGCGCCGAGGACTTCCGCTTCGTGGTGGAAGACGTGCTCTCCGAGGTGCGCGAGGCCGATGCGCGCTTCGCGGACATGCAGGCGCCCATCGACAGGAAGAACGCCACCTTCTTCCTCAACCAGAACTCGCGCGAGCCGGTCACCGAGCCCGACGAGATGGTGCCCCTGTGGAAGATCCTGCACCTGGCCGGGGCCGACTGGACCTACGGCACGCTCGGCTGGTCGGCCGAGAACTACTGCATGTTCGCGGCCGACGATGCGGCCTGGGAGAGCATCGTGCGCAAGAAGGCGCGGGCCGTGGACGACCTGGGGGCCCGAACATGGCTCAACACGGAGTGAGGGCACGAGTTCTACGCGGTCCGGTCCGGACTGCAGAAGTTCGACATCCCCCATTCCTTCGAGCTCGATTCCATCATCCGCTGGTACGCCCTGTGGATCCGCGAGGGCAGGCTCACGCCGAGCGCGGACTGGAACAGGGAGCTGAAGATCAGGTTCACGGTCCAGGACCCCTGCCAGCTCGTGCGCAAGTCGCTGGGCGACCCCATCGCCGAGGACCTGCGCTTCGTGGTCAGGAGCGTGGTCGGCGAGGAGAACTTCGTGGACATGTACCCCAACCGCTCCAACAACTTCTGCTGCGGCGGCGGAGGCGGCTTCCTGCAATCGGGCTACACCGAGGCGCGGCACGCCTACGGCAGGATCAAGCTGCAGCAGATCCTGGACACCGGGGCGGCCTACTGCATCACCCCCTGCCACAACTGCCACTCGCAGATCCACGACCTGGCCGACCATTTCAAGGCGCCGTACCGCACCGTGCACCTGTGGACGCTGCTCGCGCTCTCGCTCGGCGTGCTGGGTGAGAACGAACGGACCTACCTCGGGCCGGACCTGGCCCATTGCGGACTCTGA
- a CDS encoding NADH:flavin oxidoreductase: protein MPELFEPVSLKSMTLQNRFVRSATWEGLAGDDGAATPRLAELLAELARNEVGLVIPGHAFVSPEGRAGFKQLGAHDDAMLPGLSALASAVHRAGGRIALQLAHAGAAAAAQLSGLPAVGPSAPKGEGEPACAELDQAGMSALVQAFARAAARAKKAGIDAVQIHGAHGYLLSQFLSPAWNRRTDGYGGALENRARLLLEVAAAVRAAVGPDYPVLAKLNSEDFVPGGFSPAEAAAVAAMLEEASVDAVELSGGSRAAGEERMPARKGRIKGPEDEVYYREAARLYKERVKIPLILVGGIRSYEIAEELVRSGAADLISLSRPLICEPALVKRWHEGDTRPAECVSDNACYTPILAGEGVRCETFAKKRARAAGK from the coding sequence ATGCCGGAACTTTTCGAGCCCGTCAGCCTGAAGTCCATGACCCTGCAGAACCGCTTCGTGCGCTCCGCCACCTGGGAGGGGCTGGCCGGGGACGACGGCGCGGCCACCCCGCGCCTGGCCGAGCTCCTGGCCGAGCTTGCGCGAAACGAGGTCGGCCTGGTCATCCCGGGCCACGCCTTCGTGAGCCCGGAGGGCCGGGCGGGCTTCAAGCAGCTCGGCGCGCACGACGACGCCATGCTGCCCGGGCTCTCCGCCCTCGCCTCGGCCGTGCACCGGGCGGGCGGCAGGATCGCCCTGCAGCTCGCCCACGCGGGCGCGGCGGCCGCCGCGCAGCTCTCCGGCCTGCCCGCCGTGGGCCCGAGCGCCCCGAAGGGCGAGGGAGAGCCCGCCTGCGCCGAGCTCGACCAGGCCGGGATGAGCGCCCTGGTGCAGGCCTTCGCCCGGGCCGCGGCCAGGGCGAAGAAGGCCGGGATCGACGCAGTGCAGATCCACGGCGCGCACGGCTATCTCCTGAGCCAGTTCCTCTCCCCGGCCTGGAACCGCCGCACGGACGGCTACGGCGGCGCGCTGGAGAACCGCGCGCGCCTGCTCCTCGAGGTCGCGGCAGCGGTGCGCGCGGCCGTGGGGCCGGACTATCCGGTGCTGGCCAAGCTCAATTCCGAGGATTTCGTGCCCGGCGGCTTCTCCCCCGCCGAGGCCGCGGCCGTGGCCGCCATGCTCGAGGAGGCCTCGGTGGACGCCGTGGAGCTCTCGGGCGGCAGCCGCGCCGCGGGCGAGGAGCGCATGCCCGCGCGCAAGGGCCGCATCAAGGGGCCAGAGGACGAAGTCTACTACCGCGAGGCCGCGAGGCTCTACAAGGAGCGCGTGAAGATCCCCCTCATCCTCGTGGGCGGCATCCGCTCCTACGAGATCGCCGAGGAGCTGGTGCGCTCGGGCGCGGCCGACCTGATCTCCCTCTCCCGGCCGCTCATCTGCGAGCCCGCGCTCGTCAAACGCTGGCACGAGGGCGACACGAGGCCCGCCGAGTGCGTCTCGGACAACGCCTGCTACACGCCCATCCTCGCGGGCGAGGGCGTCCGCTGCGAGACCTTCGCCAAGAAGCGCGCCCGCGCGGCAGGGAAATAG